From a region of the Acidimicrobiales bacterium genome:
- a CDS encoding VOC family protein, whose product MAARFDLVTLDSPRPDNTARFWSAALELHETEREDGDRWIVLSDTSGQRRLGIQRGACVAGSVHLDLACEPDQFDAELQRLVDLGATMSAPARREPYGSIANLADPDGNPFDLCAYE is encoded by the coding sequence ATGGCCGCACGGTTCGATCTGGTCACTCTCGACAGCCCGCGACCCGACAACACTGCTCGGTTCTGGTCCGCGGCCCTCGAACTGCACGAGACCGAACGAGAAGACGGAGACCGCTGGATCGTGCTGTCCGACACGAGCGGTCAACGCAGGCTGGGAATCCAGCGCGGCGCATGCGTTGCCGGTTCGGTGCATCTGGATCTGGCCTGCGAGCCAGACCAGTTCGACGCCGAATTGCAGCGACTGGTCGACCTGGGAGCAACCATGTCAGCGCCGGCGAGGCGAGAACCCTACGGCTCTATCGCCAACCTCGCCGACCCAGACGGAAACCCCTTCGACCTCTGCGCCTACGAATAG
- a CDS encoding acyl-CoA dehydrogenase family protein, with translation MTPGKRRARCPERCSRRWVVSECSGLRVPEELGGLGMGPLASCTFAEALGVSTYAGFDVTVLVHTDMAGPHLINSGSDDQLAEWVPKMLAGEAILSIGVTEPDAGSDVAGIRTSAVKDGEGWRINGSKTFITNGVYGDMTIIAAKTNPESRYGITMFLVPAGTEGFSVAKKLDKHGWLCSDTAELVLDNVWVPDSQVLGTVHRGFYETMRNFQNERMVIIAEGVGAAQAAIDLTNEYVHERKAFGGRLSDLGAIRQRMAMNQAKVDAVRASVYHAAWLCENSPDGIPDEKAIKAMSGVKAYGAEVINRVMYDCQQFHGGMGYMRESTIERMYRDARINAIGGGATEVMLEEVAKRSYS, from the coding sequence GTGACGCCTGGGAAGAGGCGGGCAAGGTGCCCCGAGAGGTGCTCCAGAAGATGGGTGGTCTCGGAATGTTCGGGCCTGCGGGTGCCCGAGGAACTGGGCGGCCTGGGTATGGGCCCGCTGGCCTCCTGTACGTTCGCAGAGGCCCTGGGAGTCTCGACCTATGCGGGGTTCGACGTGACCGTGTTGGTGCACACCGACATGGCCGGTCCCCATCTGATCAACTCGGGCAGCGACGACCAGTTGGCCGAGTGGGTACCCAAGATGTTGGCCGGCGAAGCGATCCTGTCGATCGGTGTCACCGAGCCCGACGCCGGGTCAGATGTGGCGGGCATTCGCACCAGCGCCGTGAAAGACGGTGAGGGCTGGCGCATCAACGGCAGCAAGACCTTCATCACCAACGGTGTGTACGGCGACATGACCATCATCGCCGCCAAGACCAACCCCGAGAGCCGTTATGGCATCACCATGTTCCTGGTGCCGGCGGGCACCGAGGGTTTCTCGGTGGCCAAGAAGCTCGACAAGCACGGGTGGCTGTGCAGCGACACCGCCGAGCTGGTGTTGGACAACGTGTGGGTGCCGGACAGCCAGGTTCTCGGAACCGTGCACCGGGGCTTCTACGAGACCATGCGCAACTTCCAGAACGAGCGCATGGTGATCATCGCCGAGGGTGTGGGCGCAGCCCAGGCCGCCATCGACTTGACCAACGAGTACGTACACGAGCGCAAGGCATTCGGAGGTCGCCTGTCCGACCTGGGTGCCATCCGCCAGAGGATGGCGATGAATCAGGCCAAGGTCGATGCCGTGCGGGCCTCGGTGTATCACGCGGCCTGGTTGTGTGAGAACAGCCCCGACGGTATCCCCGACGAGAAGGCCATCAAGGCGATGTCGGGTGTGAAGGCATACGGCGCCGAGGTCATCAACCGGGTGATGTACGACTGCCAGCAGTTCCACGGCGGCATGGGCTATATGCGCGAGTCGACGATCGAGCGCATGTACCGCGACGCCCGCATCAATGCGATCGGCGGCGGCGCCACCGAGGTCATGCTCGAAGAGGTTGCCAAGCGCAGCTACTCGTAG